CTTGAGCGCGAGCGAGCTGCCGTAGCCGAGTGCCGACGCCTCGATCAGCATGCTCGCCGTCTCGATCTCGTCGTCGCGGAAGAGCACGCCGCTCGCCAGGAATCCGCCCGTCAGCGCGAGGAAGCCCGGGCCGTTGCCGAGGAAGCGCACGTCGTCGCCGAAGTTGCGGAAGCCGCGGCTCCCCTGCGCGGCGTCGCGGATCTCGTCGTCGGCGAGGAACACGAGGCCCGTCGCGGCGCCCGCGACGCCGAGCAGCACGAGCCACTCGCGCGCGCGCCAGTCGAGCGGCGACGCGACGAGCGCGGCGCCGTCCGACAGCGTGGCGTTGAGCAGGCCGTAGGACTCGTTCGCCGTGCGGCGGAGCGTGCGGCGCAGCACGCCGTCGGTCGGCGCGTAGTCGAGCCGCACGTCGGGGAGCAGGAGCCCGTCGTCGTCGTCGTCGTCGGCGGCGGCGGCGCGCGCCGCCGACGACGCGTCGGACGCGTCCGACGCGCGCGCGGCCGCGGGCGCGGCCGACGCGACGAGCACGGCGAGGGCGGTCGCGACGCCCCGCCGCGCACCGGCCCGCCGCAGGCGCGAGGTCACGCGGCCGGCGTCGCGAGCTTCCCGCCCGCGGCCATCCAGCGCTTCATCACCTCTTCCGCCTCGCGCGGGTTGTACAGATCCTCCTGGTAGGACCACAGCCCGTCGCCCGCGTACTCGAGGATCGTGACGCAGCCGAAGCGGTAGTCGTCGCCGCGGTCGTTCGGGTCGGGCAGCACCTGCCACGGGTAGTAGACGACGCGCGAGCCTTCGATCACGTGCCAGCCGACCGGGAACTCCATCATCGGGACGGGCTTCATCACGTCGACGATCGCCTTGCGGATCGCCTCGCGCCCGACGAACGTGCCGAGGTGGTGCTCGACCCAGCGGCCGTCGATACTGTGCAGGTCGGCCCAGGCGTTCCAGTCGCCGCTGTCGCCGACGGCGACGAAGTTGCGCCACGCCTCCTCGACTTCACCGCGCGAGAACTTCGACATCGCTCGTCCTCCCGATCAGCTCAGCGTCGCGCCGTCGACGCGCACGTGTTCGCCGTTGATGTGCGCCGCGTCGTCGGACGCGAGGAACGCGATCACGCTCGCGCAGGTCTCGGGCGGGCGCGCTTCGTCGAGCGGCGAGATGCGCGCCATCAGCGAGAAGTCGGCGTCCTTGGGAATGCGCACGTTGCGGATCGGCGTGAGGATCCCGCCCGGACAGATGGCGTTCACGCGCAGGCCCTTCTTCCCGTATTCGATGGCCAGCGTCGTCGTCATCGCGAGGAGGCCGCCCTTCGACGCGGCGTAGGCGAGCATGTACGGGTGGCCCGCCAGCGCGGCCGTCGACGAGACGTTGACGATGTTGCCGCGCGCTTCGAGCAGCGCGGGCAGCGCGGCCTGCGTGGCGACGAAGGCACCCGTCAGGTTGACGGCGAGGATGCGATGCCACTCCTCGAGCGGGAGCTCGTGGCTGTGGTGCGCGTGCAGCACGCCGGCGACGTTGCACAGCACGTCGAGCCGGCCGAGCCGCGCGATGGCCTCGCCGACGGCGGCGCGCGCACCGGCCGCGTCCGCGAGGTCGACGACGCGCGTCCACACCGCGGCGCCGCGCGCCTCGCACTCCTTCGCTGCGCTCTCGAGCCCGGCGCCGCTCACGTCGAGGAGCGCGAGCGACGCGCCCTCGTCGGCGAGCCGGAGCGCCGTCGCGAGCCCGATGCCCGACGCGGCTCCCGTCACGATCACGGCCTTGTCCTCGAAGCGTCGCATCGCCTGCATCGCGGGCCCTCGTCCTGCGCGCGCTCGCGCGTGTAGTCTGCGCATCCTAGACCGCGCGCGCCGCGCGCGCTGCGACGAAGGGAGTGGAAGGATGGCCGGGCCGCTGCACGGGCTCAAGCTGATCGAGATCGTCGGCATCGGGCCGGCGCCGTTCGCGTCGATGCTGCTCGCCGATCTCGGCGCCGAGGTGCTGCGTGTCGATCGCGCGAAGGGCACGGCGTTCCTGCGTGGCGACGGGTCGCCGTTCGACTTCCTCGGCCGCAACCGCCGGAGCGTCGCCGTCGACCTCAAGCATCCGAAGGGCGTCGAGACGGTGCTGCGGCTCGTCGACGGCGCGGACGGCCTCGTCGAAGGCTTCCGCCCGGGCGTCGCCGAGCGGCTCGGCATCGGGCCCGACGTCTGCCTCGCGCGCAATCCGCGCCTCGTGTACGGACGCATGACGGGCTGGGGGCAGACGGGCCCCTGGGCGAACGCGGTCGGCCACGACCTCAACTACATCGCGCTCACCGGGGCGCTCCACGCGATCGGCACGGCGGGCGGGCCGCCCGTGCCGCCGCTCAACCTCGTCGGCGACTTCGGCGGCGGCGGCCTGTGGCTCGCGTACGGCATGTGCGCGGCCTTCGTCGAGCGCGCCACGTCGGGGAAGGGGCAGGTGGTCGACGCGGCGATGATCGACGGAGCGACGACGCTCATGGCCTCGATCCACGGCGCCGCGCAGACGGGCTTCTGGAGCGAGGAGCGCGGCACCAACATGCTCGACGGCGGCTCGCACTTCTACAACGTCTACGCGACGAAGGACGGGAAGTGGATGTCCATCGGCTCGATCGAGCCGCAGTTCTACGCGGAGCTGCTGCGCTGCCTCGGGCTCGAGGGCGAGGAGCTGCCCGCGCAGATGGACGCCGCCGCGTGGCCGGCGATGAAGGAGCGCTTCGCGGCGATCTTCCGCACGCGCACGCGCGACGAGTGGTGCGCGGTGTTCGAGGGGCGCGAGGTGTGCGCGGCGCCCGTGCTCGCGATGCGCGAGGCGCCCGCGCACCCGCACAACGCGGCGCGCGGCACGTTCGTCGAGTTCCACGGCGCGCAGGCGCCGGCGCCCGGCCCGCGCTTCAGCCGCACGCCGGGCGAGCTGCGCACGATCTCGTGCGCGCCGGGCGCGCACACGGACGAGGCGCTCGCCGCGTGGGGGTTCGGCCGGGACGAGATCGACGCGCTCCGAGAGGCGGGCGCCGTCGGCTGAGCGGGCGGCGCTCGCGACGAGCGACGCTAGGCGAGCGGTGTGAACTTGCGCAGCTTGCGCTGCAGGCTCTGCCGGTGGAGGCCGAGACGCCGCGCCGCCTGGCTGATGTTGCCGCCGCACTGCGCGAGCACCCACTCGATGTACTCGCGCTCGTGGCGGTCGAGGCTCTGGAACTGGTCGGGGATCTCGGCCGCGTCCTCGTCGTCGGACAGGAGCGCGCGCTCGAGCTCCTCGATCTCGACCGGCTTCGTCAGGTACTGCGTCGCGCCGCGCTTCGTCGCCGCGACGGCGGTCGCGATGCTCCCGTAGCCCGTCAGCATCACGATGCGCGCGTGCGGCGAGTGCTCCTTGATCGTCGCCACGGCGTCGAGCCCCGAGTCGCTGCGCAGGCGCAGGTCGACGACGGCATAGCCGACGCCCGACACGTCGAGGCGGGCGAGCTCCTCGAGGCTCGCGGCGCGCGAGACGGCGTAGCCGCGGTCGTGGAACTCGGCGGCGAGCGTCTCGGCGAAGCGGTCGTCGTCCTCGACGAGCAGTACGTGCGGCGCGTCGTCGCTCACGTCGCGACCTCGGCGGCCTCGACGCCGGGAGCCGCGGCGACGGGCGCGCTCGGCTCGGCGGCGGGCAGCGTGATGCGCGCGATGGCGCCGCCCGAGCTGCGGTCCTCGAGGACGAGCTCGGCGCCGAGCGCCTGCGCGAGCGTGTGGACGTAGTAGAGGCCGAGGCCGACGCCGTGCGGCTTCGTCGTGACGAAGGGCTCGCCGAGGTGGCGGCGCACGACGTCGGGCCAGCCGGCGCCGCGATCGAGCACGGAGACCTCGACCGTGTTGCCGCGCCGCCCGACGACCACCTCGACGCCGCCGTCCGCACCGCCCGCCTGCACGGCGTTGTCGATCAGGTTGAGCACGGCCTGCGAGAACGCGACGGCCGGGACGAGCGCGCGCCGCGGCGAGCGGCCGGTCGCGAGGAAGCGCACCGACGCGCCCTCGTTCGCGCCCGCGAAGCTGCGGCACACGCGCTCGACGAGGCGGTCGATGTCGATCTCGTCGAGCGAGAGCCCCTCGGGCCGCAGCTGCGAGCCCGCCATGTGCCGCAGCACTTCGCCGCAGCGCTCGAGCGCCTCGGTGGCGGTCGCGAGGTCGGCGTCGCCCTCGAGGCCGTGCACGCGCGCGAGGCGCCGCAGCTTCACCTGTGCGGTGTTGAGCGGCGTCGCGAACTCGTGCGACAGGCCGGCGGCGAGCGCGCCGACGGCGCGCAGCCGGTCGATGCGCGTCTTGCGTTCGCGGAAGGCCGAGAAGCGCCCCTGCATGGCGGAGAGCGTGCGCGAGAGCCACGCCGTGAGGATCCAGAACACGACCGCGAACAGCATCTGTGCGGGCAGCAGGATCTCGCCGGGAACGAGCCGCCCGCGCAGGCCCGCCGGGATGAACGCGAAGCCCTGGATGAAGAGCAGACAGCCGATCAGCAGCCCGAAGAAGTAGAGGCTCGTGCGACCCTCGAGCAGCAGCGAGCCGAGCACCGCGTGCACGAACAGGATGGGAGCGAGCGGGTTCCACGCGCCGCCCGTCAGCGCGAGCAGGAGCGACAGCGCGGCCGCGTCGATCGCGAGCTGGAACATCACGTGGGGCTGCGTCGCGCTGCCGCCGCGGCGCAGCCATCCCCACGTCGTCACGTTGAGCGTCGCGAGCACGCCGATCACGGCGACGAAGGCCGGAAGCTTGGCGGGCTCGAGCAGGCCGAAGTGCAGCGCGGGCTGGATCGTGCCGACCTGCGCGAGCAGCGCGATCCAGCGCAGACGCACGAGCCAGGCGAGCTTCTGCGTCCCCTGGTCGAGGTCGGCCGAGATCGGCGGCGCGAAGAAGGAGCGGACGGCGTCGAGCACGGCGCACAGGCTAGCGCGCCCCGGGAACGCACCGGCGCGCGCGCCGGAGCCTGTTCCGGCGCCCCGGTTGCCCGCGTCGCGCGCCTTCGGTACTCGACGCCGGCACCATGGCGATGCGAGGCGGAGCGGGGAGCGAGCGCGCGACGCGAGCGCGCCGCGCGCTCGCATCCGCGCCGCTCGCGGCGGCGGTGGCCGCACTCGCCTGCGCGGCCTCGCCGCAACCGGCGCCGCCCCGCGCGACGGAGGTCGCCACGCCCTTCCACGTCATCGGTCACCGCGGCGCCGCCGCCTACGCTCCCGAGAACACGCGCGCGGGCGTCGCGGCCGCGCGCGCGCTCGGCGCGCCCGCCGTCGAGCTCGACGTGCAGCGGAGTCGCGACGGCGCGCTCGTGCTCTTCCACGACGCGACGCTCGACGCGAAGACGCCGCTTCGCGGACGCGTCGCCGAGCACGATCTCGCCGCACTGCTCGCCGCGGACATCGGCACCTGGTTCGACGCGACGCATCCCGACGCGCCGCGCCGCCACGCGGGCGAGCCGCTCGCCGCGCTCGGCGACGTGCTCGACGCGAACGGCCGCGCGCTCGCCTATCACCTCGAGATCAAGAGCGACGACCCGGCGATCCCCGCCGAGCTCGTCGCCGCGGTGCGCGCGCGCGGGCTCGCGGACGTCGTCACCGTCACGTCGTTCGATCGCGCGCAGCTCGACCGCGTGCGCGCGATCGCGCCCGAGGCCCCGCTCTGCTGGCTCGTGCGCGACGACGGGACGAACCTGCCCGGCGCGAGCGAGCGCGAGCGGCGCGCGCTGCTCGCCGACCAGCGCGCGCGCGTCGACGAGGCGGCCGCGAGCGGCTTCGCGCAGGTCGGGCTGCGCGCCGGCGCGCTCTCGCGCGAGATCGTCGACTACGCGCGCGTCGAGCGCGGGCTCGAGGTGCGGGCCTGGGGCGTGCGCTCGACGGCCGACATGGAGCACGCGATCGCCGTCGGAGCGAACGGCATGACGATCGACTGGCCCGATCGCCTGCTCGCGCGGCTGCGCGAGCTCGGCGTGGACGCGCGCGCGGGCGCGCTCACGGAGGATGCGCGATGAAGCTCGACCGGGTGAGGCGGCGCCTCGAGCGCGCGTGGAACTGCGGGCTCACGACCGTGGGGCGCCGCAGCGGCGCGCCGCGCCGCGTCACGATCTGGTTCGCGCTCGACGGCGACGACGTCGTGCTGACCGGCGGGCCGGAGGGACCGCACTGGGTGCGCAACCTCGCCGCGCGCTCCGACGCGGTGCTCGAGATCGCGGGCGTGCGGCTCGTCGGGCGCGCGCGCGTCGTCGACGACGCGGCAGAGCAGGAGGCGATCCGCGATCGGTTCGTGCGCCGCTATCTCGGCGCGCGCCTCTCGAAGCTCTTCGGGGGCTACACGCGCTCGACGTGCGTGCGCGTCGCGATCGACCGCGTCGAGGACGCGCGCGCCTAGCACCCGCGGCGCGAGCACGCTCCGCGCAGCGAGTTCCGCGCGAGCGCCGGGCGTGCGCGCGCGCGCTACGCTGCGCGCCCGTGCCGCTCCGCCGCCCCGACCCCGCCGCCGAGACGTCCGAGCCCTTCCGGATCCTTCCCGCCGTCGGGCCCGAGAACGAGCACTTCTGGCGCGGCGGCGCCGACGGCCGTCTGCACCTGCTGCGCTGCGAAGCGTGTCGCGCCTTCGTGCACCCGCCGGCGCCCGTGTGCGGCGCATGCCTCGGGCGCGCGCTCGCGGTCGAGGCGGTCTCGGGGCGCGCGCACCTGCTCACCTACACGGTGAACCACCATCCGTGGATCCCGGGCTTCGAGCCGCCCTACGTGGTCGCGATCGTCGAGCTCGTCGAGCAGACGGGGCTGCGGCTCACGACGAACCTCGTCGGCGTCGAGCCGGCCGACGTGCGCATCGGCATGGCGCTGCGCGTCGTGTTCGAGCGGCGCGCGGGCGACGTGTACCTGCCGCTCTTCGAGCCCGACGAAGCTCCGGACGCCACCGCTCGCGCGGAGGCGCGCGGCTGACGTGGAGAAGCTCGAGTCGCGCGCGGTGATCAGCGGCATCGGCCAGTCGGACGTCGGCCGCCGTCTCGATCGCGACCCGCTCGCGCTCACGGCCGACGCGTGCCTCGCGGCGATCGAGGACGCGGGTCTGCGGCGCGAGGACATCGACGGCCTGTCGACCTATCCGGGAATGATGACCGCGGGCGGGCCGGGCTTCTCGGGCGCGGGCGTCACCGAGGTGCAGGACATGCTGCGCCTGCGCCTCTCGTGGTTCAACGGCGGGCCCGAGCAGCCCGGGCAGCTCGGCAGCGTGATCGATGCGGCCGCGGCCGTCGCGACCGGGCTCGCGCGGCACGTGCTGTGCTTCCGCACGGTGTGGGAGTCGACGGCGCAGGGAGCGGGCCGGCGCGCGGGCATCGGCGCGAGCGGGGGCGGCGGCTTCCGCGCGTCGGGCGCGCTGCAGTGGACGCTCCCGTTCGGCGCCGCATCCGCGGCGTGCTGGATCGCGATGTTCGCGCAGCGTCACTTCCACGAGTACGGCACGACGCGCGAGCAGCTCGCGCAGATCGCGCTCAACGCGCGCCGCAACGCCGCGCGCAACCCGAAGGCGATCTTCCGCGAGCCGCTCACGCTCGAGGACTATCTCGGCGCGCGCATGATCAGCGAGCCGTTCGGCCTCTACGACTGCGACGTCCCGTGCGACGGCGCGACGGCAGTCGTCGTGTCGCACGTCGAGACGGAGCGCGACCTGCGCAAGCCGGCGCTCGGGATCGAATCCGTCGGCTGTGCGCTGCGCGGGCGGCCGTCGTGGGACCAGTTCGACGACCTGACGACCATGGCGACGCGCGACGCGGCCGCGATGCTGTGGGAGCGCACCGACCTGCGGCCCTCCGACGTCGACGTCGCCGAGTGCTACGACGGCTTCAGCTTCATCGCGCTCTCGTGGCTCGAGGAGCTCGGGTTCTGCGGGCGCGGCGAGGGCGGTGCGTTCGTCGAGGGTGGCGCGCGGATCGCGCTCGACGGGGAGATCCCGCTCAACACGCACGGCGGCCAGCTCTCGGCCGGGCGCCTGCACGGCTACGGCTTCCTGCACGAGGCGTGCGTGCAGCTGTGGGGCGAGGGCGGAGAGCGCCAGGTGCCGGGCGATCCGCGCATCGCGGTCGCGGCCGCGGGCGGCGGCCCGCTCGGCGGAGCGCTGCTGCTCGCCCGACGTTAGGCGCGACGCGGGTCGGCCGTCGCCCCGCTCACGACAGCACGAGCTCGAAGCCGTCCTTGCCCATGCGGCGCGGGAGGTGCAGCTCGAAGAGCGCGCCGCAGCCCGTGCCCCGGAGCGCCGCGTCCACCTTCGCGCGCTCGGCCTTCGCGAGCGCGCGGTAGGCGTCGATCGGGCGCTGCGCCATGTAGAGCGTGTAGGCCTGCACGGCGCGCTCGGTCGTGCGGCCGCGGAGCGTCGACTCGACGCGGCCGACGATGCGCGGCGGCGCGCCGCCGTCGGGCAGCTCCTTCTTCGCGAACGCCTCGATCGCCGCGACGCCGTCGGCCACCCACGGCACGGCGTCGTGGCCGATCAGCTCGAGCACCGGGCGCAGCGTCTTCGGGAGCGCGTCGCGCGCGCACCACTTGCCCGCGTCGCCGGGCACCGGGTGGTTCATGCGCTCGACCCAGTTCGCGACGCGGTGGTACTCGCGCACGATGCGCCCGGGCACCGCATCGAGGTAGAGGTGCGCGTACATCGGGCCCATCAGCGCGCAGTCGGCGAGCGACGGGCGGTCGCCGAGCAGGTAGCGATGCTCGCCGAAGTGGTTCTCGAGCGCGGTGAGCAGGTCGTCGAGGTGCGTCTCGATCGGCACGATCGTCGCGTCGCTGACGCCGAGGAACGGGAGCGACCCCTTCATCGTGTCGGCGAACGCGTCCGCGCGCGCGGCGTCGTCCTGGATGGCCGCGAAGTCGCCGCGCGCCTTGAGCTCGCTCTCCTCGAAGTTCCAGCGGTAGTGCATCGCCGGCAGCACGAGGAACTCGTCGGCGTAGAGCTCGAAGAGGAAGGACACGACGCGCTGCACGGGCGTCGTCGGATAGAGCGGCGGCTGCGGGTGCGCGGCTTCGAGGCGGTCGAGGATGTCGCTCGTGTCCTGCCACGTATCGTCGTCGGGCGTCACGACGACGGGAATGAAATGGAGCCCGGTGCGCTTCCGGATGTCGGCGAAGTCGGGGAGCACCTCGGCGTAGCGGATGCCCTTGTAGCGGAGCGCGGGCCTCACCTTGCCCGAGAAGTACGAGATGTCGGCCGCGTGGAAGAGATAGGGTCGCTCGCTCACCGTCCTGTACCTCCGCTCGAGCCGTGGGCGAGCTCGAGCCACGTCGCGTCGTCCTCGACGTCGCGTGCGATCACGTCGACGTCCTCGCGCAGGCCGTCGAGGTAGGCGCGGAGCGCGTCGTCGCCGCGCCGCCGCCGCCACTCCGCGCGCACCTGCTCCTCGATCTCGTCGAAGGGCGGCACGTGCGCGTCCTCGCGCTCGACGAGCACGAGAACGTGCACGCCCGTGCCCGAGCGCACCGGCGCGCTCACTCCGCCCGGCGCGAGCTCCATCGCCGCGCGCAGCGCCGTCGGGCCGACGTACTCGCGGAGCTTGAGCGGCGGCAGGAGCACGTCGGGGAGCGGCGAGATCTCGGCATCGCCGAGCTCGTCGCGCACGCGCTCGAAGGGCTCGCCGGCCGCGAGGCGCTCGGCGGCGCGCGCGGCGCGCGCGTCCGGGCTCGCCCCGTCGTCCGCGCTCGCGCCGCCGGGCCCGGTCGCCGCGCCGCGGCGGAAGAAGACCTGGCGCACGTGCAGCCGCCCGGCCGACGCGAAGAACTCGCGATTCGCCTCGTAGAAGCGCTCGAGCTCGCGGGCGGTCGCGTCGTGCTCCTCCGCGTCGTCGACGATCGACTGGATCATCGAGGTCGTGAGGTCCGCCCGCACGCGGCGGTCGACGTCGACGAGGCCGAGCTCGACGGCGCGCTGCACGAGCAGCTCCTCGTCGATCATGCGGTCGAGCACGTGGCGGCGCAGCGCGCCGTCGACGGGCTCGCGCCGGTCGCTCTCGAGCCCGGCCACGAGCCGCTGGTACTCCTCGGTGCGGATCACCGCGTCGCCGACGCGCGCGACCGCGCCGGGCGGGAGGTCGCCCGCATCGGGGCGCTCGCCCACGATGCTGGCCGCGGCGAGCGCGAGCCCCGCGGTGGCCCCGAGAGCGAGCCAGCGCCGGGCTCGGCGATCGGCGGGCGTGTCCTCGGGCGCGTTGCTCAAGCGGGGCCTCGCGGTGGGCGGCGGAGGGTATCCCTTCGCTGCCGCGCGAACACCGCGCCCGCGGCGCGGCGGCGGGCCGCAGCGTCGCCCGCGGCGTGAGCGGAGTCACCGCGCGCGCGCGCAGGACGCGGAATGCTGCCGCGCGGTCGACGCAGCGGCGATCGGAAGCCGGGGAGGGCTGCGTGCGCAGCGAGCGATCCGACGGAGCAGGGCAGCGGGGCCTCCGCGCGCGAAGCGCGGCAGGGAAGTGGGCCGCTGCGGGCGCACTGGCGCTCGCGTCCGTCGTCGTCGCCGCCCCCATCGCGCGCGCGGACGCGGGTGAGTTCGGTGCCGAGGAGGAGGCCGGGGTCGAGGGCGCCGACGTCGGCGCCCACGGCGAGACGGGCTCCGCCGAGGCGCTTCCGCCCAGCATCCCCGACGAGAGCGGCGCCGAGGGCGACGAGGACGGGGAGTAGGCCTCGTCCTCGGACCGCCGGGCGCGTCGACCGCTGCGGTCGCCGCCCCGCGGCGAGCGAGGAGCGCGCGCCGGGAACCGGCACCCCGGCGCGGTGGCCGAGCGGAGCGGACTGCGGACGCGACGCCCGGCTCAGGGCTTCTTGCACGCGGGGCGGCGGCCCGCAGCGCGCGCCTGCTCGTAGAGCGGCATCGCGGTCGCGAGGCGCTTCTGCAGGTCGGCGATGCGCGTGCCGTGCGAGGGGTGCGTCGACAGGAACTCCGGCGGTGCGCCCTGGCTCGCGGCCGCCATGTTCTCCCACAGCTTCGGCGCCTCGCGCGGGTCGAACCCGGCGCGCGCCATGAGGTCGAGTCCGAGCACGTCCGCCTCGGATTCGTGCGCGCGGCTGTACGGGAGGATGCCCACCACCTGGATGCCGGCGCCGAGCACCTGCTGCGTCGCGTCCTTCGTCTCGGCCGACTTCCCGCCCGCGAGCACCTCGGTCCCGATCAGCACCGCCGTGCCGGCCGCGATGTTGCCCGAGGCGCGCTCGTTCGCGTGGCGCTCGAGCACGTGCGCGATCTCGTGCCCGATCACCGCCGCGAGCTGGTGCTGGTTGGCGGCGACGTCGAGCAGCCCGGTGTAGACGCCGATCTTCGCGCCCGGGAGTGCGAACGCGTTCGCGGCCTCGTTCTCGAAGAGCGTCACGTCCCAGCGCACGGGCGCGCTCGACGGCAGCACGGCCGTCACGGCGTTCGACACGCAGAGCACGTAGTTCGTCTTCGCCGCGTCCTTCGAGATGGGGAGCTCGGCGCGCATCTGGTCGTAGGCGGCGTTGGCCTGCATCTCGAGCTCGGCGTCCGAGACGAGGATCAGCTGGTGACGGCCGGTCGACGAGGTCTCACAGGCGAGGGCGCTCGCGAGGGCGAGGCAGGTGGCGAGCGCGGACGTCGTGGGGCGCATGCGGATTCCTCCAGTCCGGGTCGGGCCGCGCGGACATCGGGCCGGCGTCCGCGGG
This Myxococcota bacterium DNA region includes the following protein-coding sequences:
- a CDS encoding M48 family metallopeptidase; this translates as MRPTTSALATCLALASALACETSSTGRHQLILVSDAELEMQANAAYDQMRAELPISKDAAKTNYVLCVSNAVTAVLPSSAPVRWDVTLFENEAANAFALPGAKIGVYTGLLDVAANQHQLAAVIGHEIAHVLERHANERASGNIAAGTAVLIGTEVLAGGKSAETKDATQQVLGAGIQVVGILPYSRAHESEADVLGLDLMARAGFDPREAPKLWENMAAASQGAPPEFLSTHPSHGTRIADLQKRLATAMPLYEQARAAGRRPACKKP